One stretch of Punica granatum isolate Tunisia-2019 chromosome 5, ASM765513v2, whole genome shotgun sequence DNA includes these proteins:
- the LOC116207193 gene encoding allantoate deiminase 1 isoform X3, which translates to MSPAAVRAGYLIRIWMEDAGLRTWIDHMGNVHGRVDGLNPSSKALLIGSHLDTVVDAGFFDGSLGIVSAIAALKALRVGGTLGRLVRPVEVIAFSDEEGVRFQSTFIGSAAVAGILPDSALQYSDKSGATVQEVLQRNSLQATKENLHQLKYDPDSVWGYAEVHIEQGPVLERVGMPLGVVKGIAGQTRLKVTVRGSQGHAGTVPMSMRHDPMVAAAELIVLLENVCKHPEDFLSFDDHCKDSSVQSLSGSLVCTVGEISPWPSASNVIPGQVVFTVDIRAMDDMGREAVIYEFSSRMYQICDRRSVSCNLERKHNAGAVMCDPELSTQLKSAAHSALRKMTNELDSEVPVLMSGAGHDAMAISHLTKVGMIFVRCRGGISHSPKEHVLDDDVWAAGLAVLAFLETHM; encoded by the exons ATGAGCCCAGCTGCTGTTAGAGCTGGGTATCTTATCCGCATCTGGATGGAGGATGCTGGTTTGCGAAC ATGGATTGACCACATGGGCAATGTACATGGTCGGGTGGATGGTTTGAACCCCAGTTCAAAAGCACTCCTTATTGGTTCGCACCTG GATACGGTTGTCGATGCTGGATTCTTTGATGGGTCATTAGGTATAGTTTCAGCAATAGCAGCGCTAAAGGCTCTTAGAGTTGGTGGAACATTGGGCAGACTAGTCCGGCCAGTAGAG GTAATTGCATTTAGTGATGAGGAAGGAGTAAGATTCCAGTCCACTTTTATCGGAAGTGCTGCTGTTGCCGGAATTTTGCCTGATTCTGCATTGCAATATTCAGATAAAAG TGGTGCTACGGTGCAAGAGGTTCTGCAGAGGAACTCATTACAAGCGACGAAGGAGAATTTGCATCAGCTCAAGTATGATCCAGATTCTGTTTGGGGTTATGCGGAG GTTCATATTGAACAAGGACCTGTGCTTGAACGGGTAGGTATGCCTCTTGGTGTAGTGAAGGGAATTGCTGGACAGACGAGGCTAAAG GTAACTGTGCGAGGGTCACAAGGGCATGCTGGGACAGTTCCAATGTCCATGCGCCATGATCCCATGGTAGCTGCTGCTGAACTTATTGTACTTCTCGAAAACGTGTGCAAACATCCCGAGGACTTCCTGTCTTTCGATGACCATTGCAAGGACTCCAGTGTCCAATCACTTTCAGGTTCCCTTGTTTGTACTGTTGGGGAGATATCTCCCTGGCCTAGTGCAAGTAATGTTATTCCAGGCCAG GTAGTCTTTACTGTGGACATACGTGCAATGGATGATATGGGACGTGAAGCtgtaatatatgaattttctagCAGGATGTACCAAATCTGTGACAGGCGTTCCGTTTCATGTAACCTTGAGCGCAAG CATAACGCAGGTGCTGTTATGTGCGACCCCGAGTTGAGCACACAACTGAAATCTGCAGCGCACTCTGCACTGAGGAAGATGACAAATGAATTGGACAGTGAAGTTCCTGTTCTGATGAGCGGAGCAGGACACGATGCAATGGCAATATCACATCTTACAAAG GTGGGGATGATATTTGTTCGGTGCCGTGGAGGCATAAGTCACTCCCCGAAGGAACATGTATTGGATGATGATGTTTGGGCTGCTGGTCTTGCAGTCTTGGCGTTCCTGGAGACCCACATGTAA
- the LOC116207193 gene encoding allantoate deiminase 1 isoform X4, producing MLVCERLCSFPFSQWIDHMGNVHGRVDGLNPSSKALLIGSHLDTVVDAGFFDGSLGIVSAIAALKALRVGGTLGRLVRPVEVIAFSDEEGVRFQSTFIGSAAVAGILPDSALQYSDKSGATVQEVLQRNSLQATKENLHQLKYDPDSVWGYAEVHIEQGPVLERVGMPLGVVKGIAGQTRLKVTVRGSQGHAGTVPMSMRHDPMVAAAELIVLLENVCKHPEDFLSFDDHCKDSSVQSLSGSLVCTVGEISPWPSASNVIPGQVVFTVDIRAMDDMGREAVIYEFSSRMYQICDRRSVSCNLERKHNAGAVMCDPELSTQLKSAAHSALRKMTNELDSEVPVLMSGAGHDAMAISHLTKVGMIFVRCRGGISHSPKEHVLDDDVWAAGLAVLAFLETHM from the exons ATGCTGGTTTGCGAACGTTTGTGctctttccccttttccca ATGGATTGACCACATGGGCAATGTACATGGTCGGGTGGATGGTTTGAACCCCAGTTCAAAAGCACTCCTTATTGGTTCGCACCTG GATACGGTTGTCGATGCTGGATTCTTTGATGGGTCATTAGGTATAGTTTCAGCAATAGCAGCGCTAAAGGCTCTTAGAGTTGGTGGAACATTGGGCAGACTAGTCCGGCCAGTAGAG GTAATTGCATTTAGTGATGAGGAAGGAGTAAGATTCCAGTCCACTTTTATCGGAAGTGCTGCTGTTGCCGGAATTTTGCCTGATTCTGCATTGCAATATTCAGATAAAAG TGGTGCTACGGTGCAAGAGGTTCTGCAGAGGAACTCATTACAAGCGACGAAGGAGAATTTGCATCAGCTCAAGTATGATCCAGATTCTGTTTGGGGTTATGCGGAG GTTCATATTGAACAAGGACCTGTGCTTGAACGGGTAGGTATGCCTCTTGGTGTAGTGAAGGGAATTGCTGGACAGACGAGGCTAAAG GTAACTGTGCGAGGGTCACAAGGGCATGCTGGGACAGTTCCAATGTCCATGCGCCATGATCCCATGGTAGCTGCTGCTGAACTTATTGTACTTCTCGAAAACGTGTGCAAACATCCCGAGGACTTCCTGTCTTTCGATGACCATTGCAAGGACTCCAGTGTCCAATCACTTTCAGGTTCCCTTGTTTGTACTGTTGGGGAGATATCTCCCTGGCCTAGTGCAAGTAATGTTATTCCAGGCCAG GTAGTCTTTACTGTGGACATACGTGCAATGGATGATATGGGACGTGAAGCtgtaatatatgaattttctagCAGGATGTACCAAATCTGTGACAGGCGTTCCGTTTCATGTAACCTTGAGCGCAAG CATAACGCAGGTGCTGTTATGTGCGACCCCGAGTTGAGCACACAACTGAAATCTGCAGCGCACTCTGCACTGAGGAAGATGACAAATGAATTGGACAGTGAAGTTCCTGTTCTGATGAGCGGAGCAGGACACGATGCAATGGCAATATCACATCTTACAAAG GTGGGGATGATATTTGTTCGGTGCCGTGGAGGCATAAGTCACTCCCCGAAGGAACATGTATTGGATGATGATGTTTGGGCTGCTGGTCTTGCAGTCTTGGCGTTCCTGGAGACCCACATGTAA
- the LOC116207883 gene encoding choline-phosphate cytidylyltransferase 2-like, producing MGNSEGEEGQSQTQTEAEGGNGGEDGSQHQAVVVDRPVRVYADGIYDLFHFGHARSLEQAKKLFPNTYLLVGCCNDEITHKYKGKTVMNEQERYESLRHCRWVDEVVPDAPWVITQEFLDKHEIDYVAHDSLPYADASGAGKDVYEYVKSIGKFKETKRTEGISTSDIIMRIIKDYNQYVMRNLQRGYTRKDLGVSYVKEKRLRVNMGLKKLREKVKKQQERVGEKIQTVAKTAGMRQNIWVENADRWVAGFLEMFEEGCHKMGTAIRDRIQEQLKGQQVRGLIYDWDGDTDDYDDDDDDGYYYDRSEEGENIDGEDEDLDENGE from the exons atggggAATTCCGAAGGAGAAGAGGGGCAGTCACAGACGCAGACCGAGGCTGAGGGTGGCAACGGAGGAGAGGACGGGAGTCAACATCAAGCGGTGGTGGTGGACAGGCCGGTGAGAGTATATGCCGACGGTATATACGATCTCTTCCACTTCGGTCACGCCCGTTCCCTCGAGCAGGCCAAGAAACT GTTTCCTAATACATACCTGCTTGTTGGGTGCTGCAACGATGAGATCACCCACAAGTACAAGGGCAAGACTGTTATGAATGAGCAGGAGCGCTATGAGTCTCTGCGCCACTGCAG GTGGGTCGATGAAGTCGTTCCCGATGCTCCTTGGGTGATCACGCAGGAGTTCCTTGACAAGCATGAGATTGATTACGTTGCACACGACTCTCTCCC TTATGCTGATGCAAGTGGTGCTGGGAAGGATGTATATGAATAT GTAAAATCCATTGGAAAGTTCAAGGAGACTAAACGTACTGAGGGGATCTCCACATCGGATATTATTATGAGGATCATTAAAGACTACAATCAGTATGTGATGCGGAACCTGCAACGCGGTTACACAAGGAAAGATCTCGGCGTCAGCTATGTCAAG GAGAAGCGACTCAGAGTAAACATGGGCTTAAAGAAGCTGCGGGAAAAAGTTAAGAAACAGCAAGAGAGAGTGGGAGAGAAG ATCCAAACTGTGGCCAAAACTGCTGGTATGCGCCAGAACATATGGGTTGAGAATGCTGATCGATGGGTTGCTGGTTTCCTTGAGATGTTCGAAGAGGGCTGCCACAAAATG GGAACGGCAATCAGAGACCGAATTCAGGAGCAACTGAAGGGGCAGCAGGTGAGAGGACTCATCTACGATTGGGATGGTGACACTGACGACtatgacgacgacgacgacgacgggTATTATTATGACCGGAGTGAAGAGGGAGAGAACATCGACGGGGAGGATGAAGACCTTGACGAAAACGGTGAATAA
- the LOC116207882 gene encoding polygalacturonase QRT3 isoform X2, with translation MKRVPFISSSESLFISGSALWLLLIAMLLTREASSASTSTLGSFNSKLSGFQAELRWKLTAAIPLQLQTPPPGTSPPSVPKVGGDGGGDGRVFYPKEYGADPTGNRESSKALQSAIGDAFRVQSQVQMLAGLKDLGGVVIDLQGGNYLISTPLTFPPSGGANLLMQSGTLRASETFPSDRHLIELRSPNSTTPSGISYEDITFEDILFDSSYRGGGISVLNSARIRISSCFFLHFETEGIVVQGGHETLVSGSFLGQHSTVGGDPGERGFSGTGIDLASNDNIITDSVIFSAATGIILRGQANIVTGVHCYNKATNFGGVGILVKLPGSSQTRIDNCYLDYTGIVMEDPVQVHVTNGFFLGDANVVLRPVKGRISGLNIVNNMFSGNPRKMIPIIELDGPFTNIDQVVVNRNNVAGMALKSTAGKLTVAGTNSTRWVADFSSQLIFPNKISHFQYSFYTKLPSKFPVHAVTNISNNVVVIESASPASALVSVEVDRHNMIAE, from the exons atgaaaCGAGTGCCCTTCATCTCATCATCAGAATCACTGTTCATCTCCGGCTCGGCACTGTGGCTGCTTCTGATAGCAATGCTGCTGACCCGAGAAGCAAGCTCGGCTTCCACATCGACGCTTGGCAGCTTCAACAGCAAGCTCTCAGGATTCCAAGCCGAGCTCCGGTGGAAGCTAACCGCTGCCATTCCCCTACAGCTGCAGACGCCGCCCCCTGGGACATCCCCTCCTTCGGTCCCG AAAGTTGGCGGCGACGGTGGTGGTGATGGGAGGGTGTTCTACCCGAAAGAGTACGGAGCGGACCCCACGGGGAACCGGGAGAGCAGCAAGGCCCTGCAGAGCGCGATCGGAGACGCATTCCGGGTGCAGAGCCAGGTCCAGATGCTGGCCGGTCTGAAGGACTTGGGTGGAGTGGTGATAGACCTGCAAGGTGGCAACTACCTCATCTCCACCCCTCTCACCTTCCCTCCTTCTGGTGGTGCCAACCTCCTG ATGCAAAGCGGCACCTTGCGAGCATCGGAGACGTTCCCGAGCGATCGCCACTTGATCGAGCTGCGGTCGCCCAATTCTACTACGCCCAGTGGAATCTCCTACGAGGACATCACCTTCGAGGACATCCTCTTCGATTCGAGCTACCGAGGAGGCGGCATCTCGGTGCTCAACTCTGCCAGGATCCGTATTTCGAGCTGCTTCTTCCTACACTTTGAAACAGAAGGAATCGTAGTTCAGGGAGGCCACGAGACCCTCGTCTCCGGCAGCTTCCTTGGCCAGCACTCGACCGTCGGTGGGGATCCTGGGGAGAGAGGCTTCTCGGGAACAGGCATCGACCTTGCCAGCAATGATAACATTATAACAGACTCGGTCATATTCTCTGCCGCCACGGGCATCATACTGCGCGGGCAAGCCAATATCGTGACCGGGGTCCACTGCTACAACAAGGCCACCAACTTTGGCGGCGTCGGGATTTTAGTAAAATTGCCGGGAAGTTCTCAGACCAGAATCGACAATTGCTACTTGGACTACACGGGCATAGTTATGGAAGATCCCGTCCAGGTGCACGTCACGAATGGATTTTTCCTAGGAGATGCAAATGTGGTCCTGAGGCCGGTGAAGGGTCGAATCTCGGGGCTGAACATAGTCAATAACATGTTCAGCGGGAACCCGCGCAAGATGATTCCAATTATCGAGCTGGATGGGCCATTTACGAACATTGATCAGGTGGTGGTCAACCGGAACAATGTCGCTGGCATGGCGTTGAAATCGACAGCTGGGAAGTTGACAGTGGCAGGGACAAACTCGACAAGATGGGTGGCTGATTTCTCATCCCAGCTAATATTTCCGAACAAGATCAGTCACTTCCAATACTCATTTTACACTAAATTGCCAAGCAAGTTCCCTGTCCATGCGGTGACCAATATTTCGAACAATGTGGTCGTCATCGAGAGCGCGAGTCCAGCGAGCGCACTAGTATCGGTGGAAGTCGATCGGCACAACATGATTGCAGAGTAA
- the LOC116207882 gene encoding polygalacturonase QRT3 isoform X1: MKRVPFISSSESLFISGSALWLLLIAMLLTREASSASTSTLGSFNSKLSGFQAELRWKLTAAIPLQLQTPPPGTSPPSVPVRVEFKVGGDGGGDGRVFYPKEYGADPTGNRESSKALQSAIGDAFRVQSQVQMLAGLKDLGGVVIDLQGGNYLISTPLTFPPSGGANLLMQSGTLRASETFPSDRHLIELRSPNSTTPSGISYEDITFEDILFDSSYRGGGISVLNSARIRISSCFFLHFETEGIVVQGGHETLVSGSFLGQHSTVGGDPGERGFSGTGIDLASNDNIITDSVIFSAATGIILRGQANIVTGVHCYNKATNFGGVGILVKLPGSSQTRIDNCYLDYTGIVMEDPVQVHVTNGFFLGDANVVLRPVKGRISGLNIVNNMFSGNPRKMIPIIELDGPFTNIDQVVVNRNNVAGMALKSTAGKLTVAGTNSTRWVADFSSQLIFPNKISHFQYSFYTKLPSKFPVHAVTNISNNVVVIESASPASALVSVEVDRHNMIAE, encoded by the exons atgaaaCGAGTGCCCTTCATCTCATCATCAGAATCACTGTTCATCTCCGGCTCGGCACTGTGGCTGCTTCTGATAGCAATGCTGCTGACCCGAGAAGCAAGCTCGGCTTCCACATCGACGCTTGGCAGCTTCAACAGCAAGCTCTCAGGATTCCAAGCCGAGCTCCGGTGGAAGCTAACCGCTGCCATTCCCCTACAGCTGCAGACGCCGCCCCCTGGGACATCCCCTCCTTCGGTCCCGGTTCGTGTAGAATTC AAAGTTGGCGGCGACGGTGGTGGTGATGGGAGGGTGTTCTACCCGAAAGAGTACGGAGCGGACCCCACGGGGAACCGGGAGAGCAGCAAGGCCCTGCAGAGCGCGATCGGAGACGCATTCCGGGTGCAGAGCCAGGTCCAGATGCTGGCCGGTCTGAAGGACTTGGGTGGAGTGGTGATAGACCTGCAAGGTGGCAACTACCTCATCTCCACCCCTCTCACCTTCCCTCCTTCTGGTGGTGCCAACCTCCTG ATGCAAAGCGGCACCTTGCGAGCATCGGAGACGTTCCCGAGCGATCGCCACTTGATCGAGCTGCGGTCGCCCAATTCTACTACGCCCAGTGGAATCTCCTACGAGGACATCACCTTCGAGGACATCCTCTTCGATTCGAGCTACCGAGGAGGCGGCATCTCGGTGCTCAACTCTGCCAGGATCCGTATTTCGAGCTGCTTCTTCCTACACTTTGAAACAGAAGGAATCGTAGTTCAGGGAGGCCACGAGACCCTCGTCTCCGGCAGCTTCCTTGGCCAGCACTCGACCGTCGGTGGGGATCCTGGGGAGAGAGGCTTCTCGGGAACAGGCATCGACCTTGCCAGCAATGATAACATTATAACAGACTCGGTCATATTCTCTGCCGCCACGGGCATCATACTGCGCGGGCAAGCCAATATCGTGACCGGGGTCCACTGCTACAACAAGGCCACCAACTTTGGCGGCGTCGGGATTTTAGTAAAATTGCCGGGAAGTTCTCAGACCAGAATCGACAATTGCTACTTGGACTACACGGGCATAGTTATGGAAGATCCCGTCCAGGTGCACGTCACGAATGGATTTTTCCTAGGAGATGCAAATGTGGTCCTGAGGCCGGTGAAGGGTCGAATCTCGGGGCTGAACATAGTCAATAACATGTTCAGCGGGAACCCGCGCAAGATGATTCCAATTATCGAGCTGGATGGGCCATTTACGAACATTGATCAGGTGGTGGTCAACCGGAACAATGTCGCTGGCATGGCGTTGAAATCGACAGCTGGGAAGTTGACAGTGGCAGGGACAAACTCGACAAGATGGGTGGCTGATTTCTCATCCCAGCTAATATTTCCGAACAAGATCAGTCACTTCCAATACTCATTTTACACTAAATTGCCAAGCAAGTTCCCTGTCCATGCGGTGACCAATATTTCGAACAATGTGGTCGTCATCGAGAGCGCGAGTCCAGCGAGCGCACTAGTATCGGTGGAAGTCGATCGGCACAACATGATTGCAGAGTAA
- the LOC116207885 gene encoding organelle RRM domain-containing protein 2, mitochondrial: MWPPTAISLRCPYATPPPPPAAAPPLDSWKKCTRSSPPYQFNFRPLKLRASSSLDYPLASRIVVKNLPYSVGESTLLKGFSNFGHIAEVKLVKDKATMMSKGYAFIQYTCQEEAVLALENMDHKKFDGRLIYVELARPGKEAFCGAPRTCGPPAPTGELLQKNDEVLE, encoded by the exons ATGTGGCCGCCAACGGCGATCTCTTTGCGTTGTCCTTATGcaactcctcctcctcctccagctGCTGCTCCACCGCTTGATTCCTGGAAGAAATGCACCCGGTCGTCCCCTCCCTATCAATTCAATTTCAGACCTTTGAAGCTCAGGGCTTCCTCCTCCTTAGATTATCCCCTTGCCAGCAGAATTGTCGTCAAAA ATTTACCATATTCTGTGGGAGAGAGTACTTTGCTGAAGGGATTCTCCAACTTCGGCCATATAGCTGAAG TTAAGCTTGTTAAGGATAAAGCGACGATGATGTCAAAAGGTTATGCGTTCATTCAGTATACTTGCCAAGAAGAAGCCGTACTCGCCCTGGAAAATATGGACCATAAG AAATTCGACGGCAGGTTGATTTACGTGGAGCTGGCTCGGCCTGGGAAGGAAGCATTCTGTGGGGCTCCGAGGACATGTGGACCTCCTGCTCCTACTGGAGAGCTCTTACAGAAGAACGATGAGGTGCTGGAGTAG
- the LOC116207193 gene encoding allantoate deiminase 2 isoform X2 produces the protein MGCSLMLVCLCFNFYIYPLLSSSSSSSASAAASASASATGLQSEVDSISGSLYPEILRDEAVSRLYQLGKVSDAEDYLERTFMSPAAVRAGYLIRIWMEDAGLRTWIDHMGNVHGRVDGLNPSSKALLIGSHLDTVVDAGFFDGSLGIVSAIAALKALRVGGTLGRLVRPVEVIAFSDEEGVRFQSTFIGSAAVAGILPDSALQYSDKSGATVQEVLQRNSLQATKENLHQLKYDPDSVWGYAEVHIEQGPVLERVGMPLGVVKGIAGQTRLKVTVRGSQGHAGTVPMSMRHDPMVAAAELIVLLENVCKHPEDFLSFDDHCKDSSVQSLSGSLVCTVGEISPWPSASNVIPGQVVFTVDIRAMDDMGREAVIYEFSSRMYQICDRRSVSCNLERKHNAGAVMCDPELSTQLKSAAHSALRKMTNELDSEVPVLMSGAGHDAMAISHLTKVGMIFVRCRGGISHSPKEHVLDDDVWAAGLAVLAFLETHM, from the exons ATGGGTTGCTCCCTCATGCTCGTCTGCCTCTGTTTCAACTTCTACATCTATCCTCTcctttcctcctcctcctcctcctccgcttCTGCCGCCGCCTCAGCCTCAGCCTCAGCCACAG GTCTTCAGAGTGAGGTTGATAGTATTAGTGGCAGTCTATATCCAGAGATCCTCAGGGACGAGGCTGTCTCCAGACTTTACCAGCTCGGAAAG GTCAGTGATGCGGAAGATTATCTTGAGAGGACATTCATGAGCCCAGCTGCTGTTAGAGCTGGGTATCTTATCCGCATCTGGATGGAGGATGCTGGTTTGCGAAC ATGGATTGACCACATGGGCAATGTACATGGTCGGGTGGATGGTTTGAACCCCAGTTCAAAAGCACTCCTTATTGGTTCGCACCTG GATACGGTTGTCGATGCTGGATTCTTTGATGGGTCATTAGGTATAGTTTCAGCAATAGCAGCGCTAAAGGCTCTTAGAGTTGGTGGAACATTGGGCAGACTAGTCCGGCCAGTAGAG GTAATTGCATTTAGTGATGAGGAAGGAGTAAGATTCCAGTCCACTTTTATCGGAAGTGCTGCTGTTGCCGGAATTTTGCCTGATTCTGCATTGCAATATTCAGATAAAAG TGGTGCTACGGTGCAAGAGGTTCTGCAGAGGAACTCATTACAAGCGACGAAGGAGAATTTGCATCAGCTCAAGTATGATCCAGATTCTGTTTGGGGTTATGCGGAG GTTCATATTGAACAAGGACCTGTGCTTGAACGGGTAGGTATGCCTCTTGGTGTAGTGAAGGGAATTGCTGGACAGACGAGGCTAAAG GTAACTGTGCGAGGGTCACAAGGGCATGCTGGGACAGTTCCAATGTCCATGCGCCATGATCCCATGGTAGCTGCTGCTGAACTTATTGTACTTCTCGAAAACGTGTGCAAACATCCCGAGGACTTCCTGTCTTTCGATGACCATTGCAAGGACTCCAGTGTCCAATCACTTTCAGGTTCCCTTGTTTGTACTGTTGGGGAGATATCTCCCTGGCCTAGTGCAAGTAATGTTATTCCAGGCCAG GTAGTCTTTACTGTGGACATACGTGCAATGGATGATATGGGACGTGAAGCtgtaatatatgaattttctagCAGGATGTACCAAATCTGTGACAGGCGTTCCGTTTCATGTAACCTTGAGCGCAAG CATAACGCAGGTGCTGTTATGTGCGACCCCGAGTTGAGCACACAACTGAAATCTGCAGCGCACTCTGCACTGAGGAAGATGACAAATGAATTGGACAGTGAAGTTCCTGTTCTGATGAGCGGAGCAGGACACGATGCAATGGCAATATCACATCTTACAAAG GTGGGGATGATATTTGTTCGGTGCCGTGGAGGCATAAGTCACTCCCCGAAGGAACATGTATTGGATGATGATGTTTGGGCTGCTGGTCTTGCAGTCTTGGCGTTCCTGGAGACCCACATGTAA
- the LOC116207193 gene encoding allantoate deiminase 2 isoform X1 translates to MGCSLMLVCLCFNFYIYPLLSSSSSSSASAAASASASATVSGLQSEVDSISGSLYPEILRDEAVSRLYQLGKVSDAEDYLERTFMSPAAVRAGYLIRIWMEDAGLRTWIDHMGNVHGRVDGLNPSSKALLIGSHLDTVVDAGFFDGSLGIVSAIAALKALRVGGTLGRLVRPVEVIAFSDEEGVRFQSTFIGSAAVAGILPDSALQYSDKSGATVQEVLQRNSLQATKENLHQLKYDPDSVWGYAEVHIEQGPVLERVGMPLGVVKGIAGQTRLKVTVRGSQGHAGTVPMSMRHDPMVAAAELIVLLENVCKHPEDFLSFDDHCKDSSVQSLSGSLVCTVGEISPWPSASNVIPGQVVFTVDIRAMDDMGREAVIYEFSSRMYQICDRRSVSCNLERKHNAGAVMCDPELSTQLKSAAHSALRKMTNELDSEVPVLMSGAGHDAMAISHLTKVGMIFVRCRGGISHSPKEHVLDDDVWAAGLAVLAFLETHM, encoded by the exons ATGGGTTGCTCCCTCATGCTCGTCTGCCTCTGTTTCAACTTCTACATCTATCCTCTcctttcctcctcctcctcctcctccgcttCTGCCGCCGCCTCAGCCTCAGCCTCAGCCACAG TCTCAGGTCTTCAGAGTGAGGTTGATAGTATTAGTGGCAGTCTATATCCAGAGATCCTCAGGGACGAGGCTGTCTCCAGACTTTACCAGCTCGGAAAG GTCAGTGATGCGGAAGATTATCTTGAGAGGACATTCATGAGCCCAGCTGCTGTTAGAGCTGGGTATCTTATCCGCATCTGGATGGAGGATGCTGGTTTGCGAAC ATGGATTGACCACATGGGCAATGTACATGGTCGGGTGGATGGTTTGAACCCCAGTTCAAAAGCACTCCTTATTGGTTCGCACCTG GATACGGTTGTCGATGCTGGATTCTTTGATGGGTCATTAGGTATAGTTTCAGCAATAGCAGCGCTAAAGGCTCTTAGAGTTGGTGGAACATTGGGCAGACTAGTCCGGCCAGTAGAG GTAATTGCATTTAGTGATGAGGAAGGAGTAAGATTCCAGTCCACTTTTATCGGAAGTGCTGCTGTTGCCGGAATTTTGCCTGATTCTGCATTGCAATATTCAGATAAAAG TGGTGCTACGGTGCAAGAGGTTCTGCAGAGGAACTCATTACAAGCGACGAAGGAGAATTTGCATCAGCTCAAGTATGATCCAGATTCTGTTTGGGGTTATGCGGAG GTTCATATTGAACAAGGACCTGTGCTTGAACGGGTAGGTATGCCTCTTGGTGTAGTGAAGGGAATTGCTGGACAGACGAGGCTAAAG GTAACTGTGCGAGGGTCACAAGGGCATGCTGGGACAGTTCCAATGTCCATGCGCCATGATCCCATGGTAGCTGCTGCTGAACTTATTGTACTTCTCGAAAACGTGTGCAAACATCCCGAGGACTTCCTGTCTTTCGATGACCATTGCAAGGACTCCAGTGTCCAATCACTTTCAGGTTCCCTTGTTTGTACTGTTGGGGAGATATCTCCCTGGCCTAGTGCAAGTAATGTTATTCCAGGCCAG GTAGTCTTTACTGTGGACATACGTGCAATGGATGATATGGGACGTGAAGCtgtaatatatgaattttctagCAGGATGTACCAAATCTGTGACAGGCGTTCCGTTTCATGTAACCTTGAGCGCAAG CATAACGCAGGTGCTGTTATGTGCGACCCCGAGTTGAGCACACAACTGAAATCTGCAGCGCACTCTGCACTGAGGAAGATGACAAATGAATTGGACAGTGAAGTTCCTGTTCTGATGAGCGGAGCAGGACACGATGCAATGGCAATATCACATCTTACAAAG GTGGGGATGATATTTGTTCGGTGCCGTGGAGGCATAAGTCACTCCCCGAAGGAACATGTATTGGATGATGATGTTTGGGCTGCTGGTCTTGCAGTCTTGGCGTTCCTGGAGACCCACATGTAA